The Nocardia sp. NBC_01503 sequence AAGGAATTCGGCGGCGGCCGGAGCGAAACCCGGTGCGTGCGTTCGCCCCTCGGCATCCAGATTCAGAAACGAGCCGGGCGTGGCCAGTCGCCGCTCCCAGCCCGAGTACATGGCGATGAAGGCGCGCGCCGGAATCCTCCCGTGCGCGGCCTCCCATTCGTCGATATCCGAAACCGTCAGCGTCGCATCGGCATCGGCGGCGGCCCGGGCCGAGATATCGATTACGACCAGCGGTGCGACCAGATCGGCCGCGGCAATCCGATCGACGGACGCGCCATGGCGATCCCGGTGCAGAGGCGCGTCGATATGCGTCCCCGAATGCTCCCAGAACGCCAGCGCGTGCTGCCCGAACCCGCCATTGTCATGCCAGGCCACCGGCACCATCGCGAATGGCGGATTGCCCGGCCACACCGGCAGCCCCGGCGACAGGGTATGTGTGAGGTCCACCACCGAACCACCCGGAACCTCTTGCGCCACAGCGATTCCCGAACCGGCCGCGACGGCGGTGAACGCACCCGCCGCCGCACCCAGCCAGGCCCGCCGACTCATCCGGGGCGCGACGGCCGCCTCCTGATGAGCGACCTGAACAATCCGCGGCGAACACATCGGCCGGCAACTCCCCCACGACTCGGATCGGACCGCCGCATCCTATGTCCGAGCACGTACCTCCCGTCATCCCGGCATGTTTTTGGCCGGGATCACCGCCACGGTGGTTCCCGGCCAAAAGCGCAGTCTCGTAACCGCCGGTCGTTGATCACCGGATCCGGAATGGAATCGGGATCGGGCAGCCCACCCCACCGCACGACCCCGATTCCATGGCAATCGGACTCCGGCTGTGTCGCTTCGTCGGCCATACGCTATGCGAAAATGCGGCATGACCATCAAGATCGATGCGCTCGATGCCGCGCTGCTGAAGGAATTGGCGGCGGACCCGCGGGCGCCGATTCTGGAGCTGGCGCAGCGATTGCGGATCGCGCGCAACACCGTGCAGGCGCGAATGAAGCGGCTGGAATCATCGGGTGCGGTGCGGGGGTATCCACCGGCGATCGATCTGCAGGCGATCGGGTTCGCCGTACACGCGTTCCTGGGCGTCGAACTGGACCAGAACAAGATCGACGGAATTGTCGAGGCGCTGCGCGACTTCCCCAATGTGCTCGAGGTGCACGCCACCACCGGACGCTCGGATCTGCTGGTGCGGATCGCGGCGCAATCACAGCAGGATCTGCTCGGCATCATCCAACGGGTGCACGCCATCCACGGCGTCCGGCATACCGAAACCATGCTGGCCCTGGCCACCCCGATCGAGTACCGCTCACTCCCCTTGGTCGAGCATCTGACCGACCCGGCCTGATGTGACCCGGGTCTCGCATTCCTCGAGCAGAATGCCGCACCGCCCGGAGTGCTACAGATCACTTTTGAGCAGTCTGATCAACTTTTCACCCATCTGTTGACACAGATCACCCCTCGACGGCAGATTTCGCTACACCGATTGCTAGTGCCTTCGTTTGCAGCTCACGATCTGGGCTGTGGAGAGTGTGGTGACTGTTCATGACCAGCCTTGCCTGCCCGTCCTCGCAGCAGGCCGAACCGGCCGCCCC is a genomic window containing:
- a CDS encoding cyclase family protein, with amino-acid sequence MCSPRIVQVAHQEAAVAPRMSRRAWLGAAAGAFTAVAAGSGIAVAQEVPGGSVVDLTHTLSPGLPVWPGNPPFAMVPVAWHDNGGFGQHALAFWEHSGTHIDAPLHRDRHGASVDRIAAADLVAPLVVIDISARAAADADATLTVSDIDEWEAAHGRIPARAFIAMYSGWERRLATPGSFLNLDAEGRTHAPGFAPAAAEFLVAQRDIVGAGVDTLSLDRSASRDYGAHTAFLGAGRYGVEMLANLDRLPPTGARLIVGAPKHEGGTGGPCRVLALT
- a CDS encoding Lrp/AsnC family transcriptional regulator: MTIKIDALDAALLKELAADPRAPILELAQRLRIARNTVQARMKRLESSGAVRGYPPAIDLQAIGFAVHAFLGVELDQNKIDGIVEALRDFPNVLEVHATTGRSDLLVRIAAQSQQDLLGIIQRVHAIHGVRHTETMLALATPIEYRSLPLVEHLTDPA